ACCAACTGTTCGCTCTTTTGCCTCAGAGCATATGCAGAAATGCCAAGTCCATTTCTCATTATTATTACTGTTCTATCCCTCAATCCTATCACCCTGCACGAGTTTACTCCTCTTGGTTCAGCACTGCTGCTGCTGTCCAGTGTTTCTGAATCTGTTGGTTATGTGTGCAGAGGTATGTGGCCCTGAAGGTGCAGAAGAGCGCACAGCACTACACGGAGGCTGCCATGGATGAGATCAAGATCTTGAGGCAGATTGCCGATGGCGACCCTGAAGACTCCCGCTGTGTTGTGAAGCTTCTTGACCACTTCAAGCACTCAGGCCCCAACGGGAGCCATGTCTGCATGGTGTTTGAGTTTCTTGGTGATAACTTGCTCACCCTGATCAAGTACACGGACTATCGCGGGATTCCGCTTCCGATGGTTAAGGAGATATGCCGGCATGTGCTCATTGGCCTTGACTACCTCCACCGCGAGCTTTCCATTATCCACACGGATCTGAAGCCTGAGAATATATTGCTCGTGTCCACCATTGACCCCTCGAAGGATCCCCGGAAGTCAGGTGTGCCACTGGTGCCCCCTGCTGCAAGGGCCATCGAGCCACCTCCAAGGGCACCTGCTGCACCATCAGCTAGTAGTGGCCTCACCAGGAACCAAAAGAAGAAGATCCGGAAGAAAGCCAAACGTGTAGCTGCTTCAACTTCAGAAGGCAATGGGGCAGTGGCAGCTGTTGACACGGACGAATCAGATGATAAGGGAGATTTGAGTACAGCAAATGAGGGCAGTCCTAGCGAGGATGGGGACAGGAAGAGAGGCGGGGGACATAGGCGGGGCAGCAAAGGGACTAGGAAGAGGATGGCGATGGAAGCTGAACTAAGCTGTAAGCTTGTGGACTTTGGGAATGCATGTTGGACGTACAAGCAGTTCACAAGTGATATCCAAACAAGGCAATACAGATGTCCTGAGGTCCTTCTGGGCTCCAAGTACTCTACATCTGCTGACCTGTGGTCCTTTGCATGCATATGCTTTGAACTTGCCTCAGGAGATGTGCTCTTTGATCCGCATAGTGGAGATAACTTTGACAGGGATGAGGTATTTCTGTTCATTTCCTCACTTTGATTTCGACTGAGAACATACTTTCAACATTATGGATTTGTACTCTGTTTATGACCTGTTAAATTATATCCCCTATTTTAATTTAAGAAAGGTAGTCATCGCAATCAACAGCTGACTCTATGATACCTACATTCCAGCACTCTAGTTTTTCTTCCATACCCTTCATTTACTTCTCCAAGCTATACTTGAAAACCAAGCCTCTTGTAGCAGGTTCTTTTTTGTTGCAAAATTTTAATAATTACAGTTAAACTTGCATTGTTATTGTCATGCTATTATATATCTCTTCTGGTTTTAGTTAAGCGTAAGATCACCAATCTTTTAATGATAGCTGGGCTTGGGCTTGAAAGACGTACATGCAGTTTGGTTGCTACTGGGACCGCACAAGTCATGGCCCAGTTTTTTTACTTAGTAATTTTGGGTTCTTAATTTTTTTAAGACACCCATTTATTCCAGCTACATTTTATGAAAATATAATAAACTAAACTAAATAGCAGACAATGCTATGATGTCAATAGCCATCTGGTTATGAAGCTGTCATTTTAATCATGAAATAGTCACCGACGCTCTCTCTTGCAATTTCTGGAAACAATTATGTGTCGCCTCTTGAATTTGTGCTAACTTCACACACCGTGGGCTGAACTGGGATCTTGGTATTTAACCATGATAAGTTAAAGGTATTTGCAACATGTTTAATAAAGTCACTTTGGCTTCGTTGTGTTGTGATATATTGTACTATTATATGGATAGCTagaagatgaaaactatatttgtctTAGTTGAGCTTAAACTAAATCCTTTATGCTGTTTGTTCTGGTGGATTGCATATTTCTGCACTCAACTGCTGAGTTCCACTACATATATATTATTCAAATTCTTTGGAATCTCATTTATGAAGATCTCTTTGAAAAGTATGCTGAGTAATCTCTTTATGATTGTCAACCATGAAACTTAGTTCGGAACACCATACAAATTAAAAGTAGACTAAGACATGATATTTTTTATATGAAATTGTCTATCTTTACTCTCATTTTGGAGTTCATTCTGAGCAATTCCCACTTGAAGCAGGATCACCTTGCGCTTATGATGGAGCTACTTGGAATGATGCCTCGAAAGGTAAGGGTGTTTGCATTTTCCTTTTTAAGCAAAATGCTATAATTGTTCGTAGTTTTGTGATATATCCCAAGTTGAATTTCCGTTTTGTAGATTGCCTTGGGTGGCCGATACTCACGTGACTACTTCAATCGTTACGGGGACTTGAGGCACATCCGTCGCTTGCGGTTCTGGCCTCTCAGCAAGGTGCTTGTTGAGAAGTACGAGTTCAGCGACATAGATGCCATTGCCATGTCAGACTTTCTCGTCCCGATACTTGATTTTGTTCCCGAGAAGCGTCCTACAGCCGCTCAGTTGCTCCAGCACCCATGGTTTGATGCTGGGCCCCTTCGACGGCAGCCCAGAGTGCTGGCGGACACAGCTGAGAATCCAGTTGATGGCGCTCCAGagaacaaaggcaaggagaaaGACGATGAAAGAGATGCAATGGCTGCGGAGCTGGGGAACATCGCCATAGACGGCGCTTCTTCATCCAAGATAGTGAAGGATCCCCAAGCAAGCTCCAAGCAAAAGATTGCGAATGGTACGCCTTCTAAGAAGTGAGGTGCCATTCGGTCTACAAGGCTCGGGTTTTtggtgaagattgctccatgagtgGGAAATGAGTGAGTGCTCGTTAGGTTTGTGATGTGTTAGGATATCTACCCGTGCGAAAAAGAGTAGTAGGCCAGACATATGTTGTATGAGGTTGGTCgaacaggattagatttgttggggTTGATGCGGCCCCTGACCTTTTTCACGGACATATTCTTTTGTACTATCAGAATCTGCAAATTTTTTTGAATTGTTAGATGTGTGAGCTACGTGAAAGGCGTTGTGGATTGTGAGGCTGTCTTCCGGCAGGCCTGAGATACTTTTTACTGTCGGTTAACCATAAGTTCACTCTGGCTGTATTCTGCTAAGATCGAATAATAAGGTGCTGATTGTGTTTGGGTAATTTGAGATGTGCATATAATGGCTACGCCCGGTGATGTCGATCAAAATGATATCTTCACTCTAATGAATGTTCAACGCACTCCATGCGTTTGCAGAGTAATCTTAACAGAATTCTGGGGCTAGGCTAAATAGCAATGTTGTTTGTGTACAAAACGACGCCGCCCGACGCAGCAGCGACATGGCAAAGGGTTCTTGGTAGAATCAGGCATCGGCGCCGTGCACCATCCTCTTGACCAGCGTGGCCATGTACTTGCCGTGGTGCTCGGCGAGGGCCAGCTCCAGCTCGCTGGGCGGCCTGGAGTCGTCGCCGGCGAACACCCCGGCGCCGTACGGCGAGCCCCCGCGGAGCTCCTCCATCTCGAACATCCCCTCTCTGAAGGTGTACCCGATGGGCACGAACAGCATGCCGTGGTGCGCCAGCTGCGTGATCGCCGTCCACCTGCACACAGACAGAGGAGACACAAACGGACGAACACTGTTACGGCTGGCCGGTGGCAAAACCACGCGATCTCGCGGCGGCGATGGACGGCGTGAAAGAGAAAGGCTTACGCGGTGGTCTCCTGGCCGCCGCACTGGGTGCCGGTGCTGACGAAGAAGCCGGCGGGCTTGCCGGCGAGGCGCTGGCCGCGGCAGAGCTCCGCGGTGGAGTCGAAGAAGGCCTGCATCTGCGCGGCCATGGCGCCGTACCGCGCGGGGAAGCCGAAGAGGAACCCGTCGGCGTCGGGGAGCCCGCCGGGGTCCGCCACGGGGATCCCCTCCGCGTCCATCTCCGCGGCGGCCTCCAGCGCGCCCATCCGGGCCAGCACGGCGCGGGGCAGCGTCTCCGGCACGCGGAGCAGGATCCCCCGCGCGCCCGGCACGGAACCCACCCCGCGCTGCACCGCCCGCGCCAGGCGCCGCACGTTGCCATACATGGAGTAGAAGACGACGTAGATGCGGACCTGGCGTGGCGACGGCgctggctccggctccggctccggcgcgGCGGTGGCCGGGGCCGGCTCTGGTGCGGTGGTGGCCGGGGCCGGGATGAAGGTGCGGTCGCGGCGATGCGGGGGCGGGGGGCGCTGGCTCTTGCTGGGCAGGCAGCCGCCGCCCTTGCCCATCGCTGCCGGCCTGCCGCGGCGGGGAGGGGAGCGACGCCGGTCACCGGCTTCACTCTGACACGACACGTAGGAGCAGCGCGCGCGATCGCGGCCAACGAACACCGCTGCGGCCGCCGGCCCGTGCGGGTGGGTCGTAACCGCACGCAAGCTGGGCCCGTGCGGCCCTGGCAGCAGCAGGTGGGATCCAAATGCAAGCCCAGTGGATCATGTGAGGCCCGGTTTTAGTCTGGGCCGCGCTCGGCCCGATCCGAACCTATAAACAACCTACCCACGTGAATTTACAAGTCAACCACTACtagtttccctcaaaaaaaaaaagtatTCCTCTGCTCCTGCACGCCCGCGGCCATGGCGAATCCGGAGGCCAGCAAGCCGCCGGGACCGGACGAGGCGGCGCCGGAGCGGCGAGCTGACGAGCCGGCGCGCACGGACGGCGCCGGCAACACCCCTCCCCCGCCGGTAAGCCGCTCAGAGCACAAGCATCCAGCTAGCTTACTATATCTGTCCGATTACTGTAGAATCCTCTCTGAGCAATTATCGGCCTGCAGTTCCTGGAGGTGACCTGCAGGAGCTCCGGCGAGGTGCGGCGGTTCGCGGCGGGGACGACCGCCCGGTACGCGCTGCACGCGGTGAACCGCAAGCTGGCCCCCGGCGCCCCGGCGGCGCTGCACGTGGAGGCGGCCAAGGAGGGCGAGGAGCCCGTGTGCTTCGGCCCCACCGCGCCCCTCGCCGACTACGGCCGCGGCTGGCGCCTCCAGACCGTCACCGAGCAGGACGCGCCGGGCGCCCATCACCACGCGCACCACGCGCCGCCGCACGGAGACGGGGGGAAGGGGGCTCGCGAGAGGGAGCTGCTGAGGAAGAAGGGCTCCTCCGTGTACCTCGCCAAGATCGGGCTcgccttcgtcttcctcttcctgCTCGGCGGGCTCTTCACCTACCTGCTCGAGACCATCCCCGACATGATCCTCGCCTCCACTCCTCCTCAGTCCATGTAGCAGAATTTTCGATCCATTTTGTCATATTTGGAAGGGAATTCGTGTTCCTTTGTGAAACTTGTACCAGAAACCACCACAGCCGATCAAACAATTCTCAACAGCAACACCATGACGAACGAATTCGTCTCCTGTACAATTTTAATTTTCTTGTGTAATTGTTAGCCCGCATTGCGAAGTCCAATTTGGTGTCCTCATCTTCAGGATAAATGTCAACGACGGCTGTATGATGATGATGAACCAATCAACCATTGGTATTCTAGCCCAACGCAGAGTCCTCTGCTCTTCAGAAACGAACTACTATCATAACCGGAAGACGTTGAAAATTCAAGAGCAAGCAAAACGCAGGAGTATTATCATGTCATGTTTTTTTCTGAACCAAGACTAGAGTGTCCATCCAACACACCCCTGATGCATTTTGTCATCTTGGAAGCCAGCTGATCTCGCAGTCCTCGTTGAACATACACATAACGCCGTCACGGAGacgcgacgaggaagaggaagaggattccGTCTTCTGTAATTATCAATCCGCTTAATTTTTGCAATTGTTAATCCGCTTTGCGAAGTGCAATTTGGTGCCTCCAGCTTCAGATGAATGGCAGGGACAACTGTGCCCGAGTATGATAATGAACCAACCAACCAATGGCTGGAGCTCTAGGTAATCCAGCTCTGTCTCGCTGTTCCTTCAGACGTTAACGATTCTTAATCCGTTCTGCGAAGTCCGATTTGGCGTCTTCACCCCATCAGATAAATGTCAACAGCAACTCTACCCACGCACAACAATGAACCAATGATTAGCTTTCCAAGTCAACAGCAACTCTACCCACGCACAACAATGAACAATGATTAGCTttccaagtactccctctgtcccataatataagagcgtttttgacactagcgtagtgtcaaaaacgctcttatattatgggacagagggagtagttcaaaGCTCAGTTATACTGTAGAACAGACTTTCAGGAGTTCAATGGTAGAACACACAAGACAATGTGCCTGACACGGAAATAGACATCACAATATGGCACGGCATGAAAATCATCAGCTGAGCATATCAACAACTATTTTCTTCGGCGAAAAAAGATCAACACCTATTTTGTTCCTTGTCACATGTTACAGTTCAACCGTTACTGTTTATTTCCGTGTGTGGCAGTATGCTATAGTACACACCACCACCAAGAAAAGCATGTTAAACAAAGTAAAGCTCGCAAAGGAAGACAAATTTTGTCTCTTATTCCTAGTAGTATAACCGAGAGAATTCTCACAGAAAAGCGGGTCTATAAAGTGCCAGTGTCCGGAAAGCAAGGTCCGATagtgtgcggcggcggcggcggtagcggTTGCTTAGTGTCGTCGTCCTCGGCGTCGCCGGCAGCCGCTTGCCACGTCGATTGCTCTTTGCCATCAGTAGTGGCCGCTTGCCACAGCATCCTCGTCGCTGGGTGCGAGCAAAGGGGAGTCTGTTGCGCCTTTTGCTCTTGCGTTAGGTCCATGAATATTGCAAGCCTCACAAAGAATCGCCATTGTCCTCGTGAAGAATGATGCCCCGTGCAGATCGCCGAAACGATTCCTCATTGTTTCCAAGATTGGGGTCATCCCGAGAGACTCGGAGGTGAGTGGAAAACATGTCCACCAGGAGGACTCTCTTTCCGTTGGCGGCGGCGCCCCGGCGATCCCCGTCGACATGCTTCACGATTGAGAGGCGGCTCTTGAACGGACAGTCTAAAGACTAACGGCGGCGCAGGATTGTTACGGACCGGAAATTATAAAGTAAATCGAGATTATTTAGCAGAAAAGCCGACCTAGCTCAGTGGTAGAGCGCGTGGCTTTTAACCACGTGGCCGTGGGTTCGATCCCCACGGTCGGCGTTCTTTTTTACTGCCTCAGAAACACACCACGGATAACACTCTTTTTTTTTATAAACACCTCACTCAAAAAAATACCCAAGAGTGTACTTTTTTTTCTGCCTCAGAAACACACCACAGATAACACCCGAAAAAATACGCAAGAGTGTACTTTTTTTCTGCCTCAGAAACACACCACGGATAACACTCGAAAAAATACGCAAGAGTGTACTTTTTTTTCTGCCTCAGAAACNNNNNNNNNNNNNNNNNNNNNNNNNNNNNNNNNNNNNNNNNNNNNNNNNNNNNNNNNNNNNNNNNNNNNNNNNNNNNNNNNNNNNNNNNNNNNNNNNNNNNNNNNNNNNNNNNNNNNNNNNNNNNNNNNNNNNNNNNNNNNNNNNNNNNNNNNNNNNNNNNNNNNNNNNNNNNNNNNNNNNNNNNNNNNNNNNNNNNNNNNNNNNNNNNNNNNNNNNNNNNNNNNNNNNNNNNNNNNNNNNNNNNNNNNNNNNNNNNNNNNNNNNNNNNNNNNNNNNNNNNNNNNNNNNNNNNNNNNNNNNNNNNNNNNNNNNNNNNNNNNNNNNNNNNNNNNNNNNNNNNNNNNNNNNNNNNNNNNNNNNNNNNNNNNNNNNNNNNNNNNNNNNNNNNNNNNNNNNNNNNNNNNNNNNNNNNNNNNNNNNNNNNNNNNNNNNNNNNNNNNNNNNNNNNNNNNNNNNNNNNNNNNNNNNNNNNNNNNNNNNNNNNNNNNNNNNNNNNNNNNNNNNNNNNNNNNNNNNNNNNNNNNNNNNNNNNNNNNNNNNNNNNNNNNNNNNNNNNNNNNNNNNNNNNNNNNNNNNNNNNNNNNNNNNNNNNNNNNNNNNNNNNNNNNNNNNNNNNNNNNNNNNNNNNNNNNNNNNNNNNNNNNNTAAACACCTCACTCAAAAAAATACCCAAGAGTATACTTTTTTTTCTGCCTCAGAAACACACCACAGATAACACTCGAGAAAATACGCAAGAGTGTATTTTTTTTCTGCCTCAGAAACACACCATAGATAACACATTTTCTGCCTCAGAAACACACCACAGATAACATTCAAGAAAGTACCCAAGAGTGTACTTTTTTTCTGCCTCAGAAACACACCATAGATAACACTCAAGAAAATACCCAAGAATGTCTGCATACCGTGATTAGTAAAAACTAATAAGTGATTGATTCTCATTGATTTGGACTATTTATTACAAACATTCCTTGGATCACACATCTTGTAGAAGCATCAATATTGTACTGCTTTCGCCTCATTTTATACACTCTCTTCGTTTCTAAatgtagggtgtatagtttttggcatggaATTAAAGAACGTGTGtagagggaaaatttcacaagttttgaatgggttacacctgactaattgacatgagaaaatagaggagcttgcatgatagaaggaaatgtaatcaaatccctaaaaaaattatccaaatgagtggtgcaacgcaatacaccttatatttaggattTTTTTCCCTCAAATATCTATACACCTCATAttaaggaacggaggaagtataaagCAACGATCAACAGCATCCAGTACAAACACATGCTTCTAAAACACAAGAAGTGAAGCCACATATGACGAACCatgagctccaaggcggcgccttcagaaaGGGGATAACACAGGAGCGCCGCTGCCGCCCGATCCGAAGATCAGGGTTTCCCATGTGATTAGTAAAAACTAGTAAGTGATTGATTCTCATAGATTTGGACTATTTATTATAAACAATCCTTGGAGCACACATCTTATAGAAGTATCAATATTGTACTGCTTTCGTCccattttatatataaagcaacgatcAACAACACCCAATACAGACGCACGCTCTCAAAATACAAGAAgtgaagccgcatatgacgaaccaTGGACTTCAAGGTGACGCCTTCAGAAAGGGTGCCGTCGCCCGATCCGAAGATCAAGTTTTCCGTGAAGCAACACGACAGACAATGAGAGCCGCGGCAACGTCTTCAAAAAGGGAACAAGCTTCGCCGTCATCGGTccgtttgaagatggagcagattttCACGCCGGCCACCACTCACCGCCACCTGACGCCACACCCCGGCTACCACGCCGCCCACATGGTCGTGACAACTATCCAAGCCacgggctctgcccatgagcaccgcggAACCACCACCAGGGGCGCCGGCCCGACAttcaagaccttgacaccacctcacccgagacccgccgctaccccaaccaaagatacGAG
Above is a window of Triticum dicoccoides isolate Atlit2015 ecotype Zavitan chromosome 5B, WEW_v2.0, whole genome shotgun sequence DNA encoding:
- the LOC119311809 gene encoding SRSF protein kinase 1-like gives rise to the protein MAEAPAASRRAEEAGSRRRAEEEAEAAAAADGDGDSSVYTSEDEGTEDYRRGGYHAVRPGDTFKQGAYVVQSKLGWGHFSTVWLAWDTAHSRYVALKVQKSAQHYTEAAMDEIKILRQIADGDPEDSRCVVKLLDHFKHSGPNGSHVCMVFEFLGDNLLTLIKYTDYRGIPLPMVKEICRHVLIGLDYLHRELSIIHTDLKPENILLVSTIDPSKDPRKSGVPLVPPAARAIEPPPRAPAAPSASSGLTRNQKKKIRKKAKRVAASTSEGNGAVAAVDTDESDDKGDLSTANEGSPSEDGDRKRGGGHRRGSKGTRKRMAMEAELSCKLVDFGNACWTYKQFTSDIQTRQYRCPEVLLGSKYSTSADLWSFACICFELASGDVLFDPHSGDNFDRDEDHLALMMELLGMMPRKIALGGRYSRDYFNRYGDLRHIRRLRFWPLSKVLVEKYEFSDIDAIAMSDFLVPILDFVPEKRPTAAQLLQHPWFDAGPLRRQPRVLADTAENPVDGAPENKGKEKDDERDAMAAELGNIAIDGASSSKIVKDPQASSKQKIANGTPSKKSSGEVRRFAAGTTARYALHAVNRKLAPGAPAALHVEAAKEGEEPVCFGPTAPLADYGRGWRLQTVTEQDAPGAHHHAHHAPPHGDGGKGARERELLRKKGSSVYLAKIGLAFVFLFLLGGLFTYLLETIPDMILASTPPQSM
- the LOC119311808 gene encoding probable NAD(P)H dehydrogenase (quinone) FQR1-like 1; its protein translation is MGKGGGCLPSKSQRPPPPHRRDRTFIPAPATTAPEPAPATAAPEPEPEPAPSPRQVRIYVVFYSMYGNVRRLARAVQRGVGSVPGARGILLRVPETLPRAVLARMGALEAAAEMDAEGIPVADPGGLPDADGFLFGFPARYGAMAAQMQAFFDSTAELCRGQRLAGKPAGFFVSTGTQCGGQETTAWTAITQLAHHGMLFVPIGYTFREGMFEMEELRGGSPYGAGVFAGDDSRPPSELELALAEHHGKYMATLVKRMVHGADA